Proteins encoded by one window of Streptomyces sp. NBC_01477:
- a CDS encoding N-6 DNA methylase, with protein MPEHASEVTAAGIARLAGVGRAAVSNWRRRHDDFPRPVGGSDTSPTYELTAVERWLHDQGKLPSVPLHERLWQRADSHPDGVPAALRVAGSMLMVFQGDPGFSVSYSAASDDELAARLPADMEKALAARFGPEHPVRLPDRIDDALPLLRTTAKFAQDTGPAQTYEFLFGRYLDASPRQFTLTPQGPAELMAALAGDRPGSVLDPACGSGALLRASAATGAVHGQEIDPELASLTALRLAIGSDPAVRIRVGPGDSLRQDAFREVTVDTVLCHPPFNDRNWGYDELGYDPRWEYGFPARTESELAWLQHSLAHVREGGTVVMLMPPAAASRRSGRRVRADLLRRGALRAVVALPAGAAPPHGLPLHLWVLRKPDPDRRPPAELLLFDAAGIPGHGAEKAPWYAVSAAVLEAWAAFDRHGTVQGRPGVSRTLPVIELLDDDVDVTPARHLPPPAAEGGAAALESVRDLLAKTLRRTAEIAPAPPAAGEPARWPTTTVGELARAGALVMRAGGGGTAPVDGSAARHAVLTEHDVVAGGDPTGMLPPGRPDGSFEEPVLVAEGDVVVPVLGGGAVARVVDGATAGAALGRNVYLLRPDTTALDPWFLAGFLRGTANNRQASSFASTSTRLDVRRLQVPRLPLADQRRYGERFRTLAAFEEALRQATHLGDQLVQGLYDGLTDGTVRPG; from the coding sequence GTGCCCGAGCACGCGAGTGAGGTGACAGCGGCGGGAATCGCCAGGCTGGCCGGCGTCGGAAGGGCCGCTGTCAGCAACTGGCGTCGGCGCCACGACGACTTCCCCAGGCCCGTCGGCGGGTCCGACACCAGCCCCACCTACGAGTTGACCGCCGTCGAGCGCTGGCTCCACGACCAGGGCAAGCTGCCTTCCGTGCCGCTGCACGAGCGGTTGTGGCAGCGGGCCGACAGCCACCCCGACGGTGTGCCGGCCGCGCTGCGCGTCGCGGGATCGATGCTGATGGTCTTCCAGGGGGACCCCGGCTTCTCGGTCAGCTACAGTGCCGCGTCCGACGACGAGTTGGCCGCCCGCCTGCCGGCCGACATGGAAAAGGCCCTGGCGGCGCGCTTCGGCCCGGAGCATCCGGTGCGGCTGCCTGACCGGATCGACGACGCCCTGCCGCTGCTGCGCACGACCGCGAAGTTCGCCCAGGACACCGGCCCGGCGCAGACCTACGAGTTCTTGTTCGGCCGCTATCTGGACGCCAGTCCGCGGCAGTTCACCCTCACCCCGCAGGGACCGGCCGAGCTGATGGCCGCGCTCGCCGGCGACCGGCCAGGCAGTGTGCTCGATCCCGCCTGCGGCAGCGGAGCCCTGCTGCGCGCCTCGGCCGCCACCGGGGCCGTGCACGGGCAGGAGATCGATCCCGAGCTGGCGTCGCTCACCGCGCTGCGGCTCGCGATCGGCTCCGACCCGGCCGTCCGTATCCGGGTCGGACCGGGCGACAGCCTGCGGCAGGACGCCTTCCGCGAGGTGACCGTCGACACCGTGCTGTGCCACCCGCCGTTCAACGACCGCAACTGGGGTTACGACGAGCTGGGTTACGACCCGCGCTGGGAGTACGGCTTCCCGGCCCGCACCGAGTCGGAGCTGGCCTGGCTGCAGCACTCCCTGGCCCATGTCCGCGAGGGCGGCACCGTCGTGATGCTCATGCCGCCGGCCGCCGCGTCCCGCCGGTCCGGCCGCCGTGTGCGCGCCGACCTCTTGCGCCGCGGTGCGCTGCGCGCGGTCGTGGCGCTGCCCGCGGGAGCGGCTCCGCCGCACGGACTGCCGCTCCATCTGTGGGTGCTGCGCAAACCGGACCCCGATCGGCGGCCCCCGGCGGAGCTGCTGCTGTTCGACGCGGCCGGCATACCGGGACACGGGGCGGAGAAGGCGCCCTGGTACGCCGTCAGCGCGGCGGTCCTGGAGGCGTGGGCGGCGTTCGACCGGCACGGTACGGTGCAAGGCCGCCCCGGCGTCAGCCGCACACTGCCCGTCATCGAACTGCTCGACGACGACGTGGACGTGACCCCCGCCCGGCATCTGCCGCCACCTGCCGCGGAAGGCGGCGCCGCCGCGCTGGAGTCCGTGCGGGACCTGCTGGCGAAGACGCTGCGCCGGACCGCGGAGATAGCCCCGGCGCCTCCGGCGGCGGGGGAGCCCGCCCGCTGGCCGACCACGACCGTCGGCGAACTCGCCCGGGCCGGCGCCCTGGTGATGCGCGCGGGCGGCGGGGGCACCGCTCCCGTGGACGGTTCGGCGGCCCGCCACGCCGTGCTGACCGAGCACGACGTGGTCGCGGGCGGCGACCCGACAGGCATGCTGCCGCCGGGCCGGCCGGACGGTTCCTTCGAGGAGCCGGTGCTTGTCGCGGAAGGCGACGTGGTGGTGCCGGTCCTGGGCGGCGGCGCGGTGGCCCGGGTGGTGGACGGTGCGACGGCCGGCGCCGCCCTGGGCCGCAACGTGTACCTGCTCCGTCCGGACACCACGGCCCTCGATCCGTGGTTCCTCGCCGGATTCCTGCGCGGCACCGCCAACAACCGCCAGGCCAGCAGTTTCGCTTCGACATCCACCCGGCTCGACGTGCGCCGCCTGCAGGTGCCGCGGCTGCCACTGGCCGACCAGCGGCGGTACGGCGAGCGCTTCCGCACACTGGCCGCCTTCGAGGAGGCGCTGCGTCAGGCGACCCACCTGGGCGACCAACTTGTCCAGGGGCTCTACGACGGACTGACCGACGGCACGGTGCGGCCCGGGTAG
- a CDS encoding protein kinase domain-containing protein — MGQVWTAYDRRLDRRVAVKLLRPDKIADGADADELRQRFDRECRVTAQVDHPGLVTVHDAGADGDELYLVMQYVEGADLGDHLAEHEPYPWPWAVAVAAQLCAVLSAVHAVPIVHRDLKPRNVMVRPDGTLTVLDLGVASVMDTDTTRLTHTGSPIGSPAYMAPEQAMGGAVGPRTDLYALGVLLHELLSGNVPFAGTTALGVLHRHLYEAPVPLRQLRPEVPEPLESLVLRLLAKDPQHRPAGAQDVYRELAVLLPPPGSVHRAPGPLDPTRPFVRPQAPWPDQVVATAPAVPPPLPPRPAHAPKGADLATAVDEVKRLLDAGRITQAVDLLGGIIPAAAEKHGEHSPVLRALRKQYAATLMEDGQYRRALPELRRLSDQFASQYGGADRQALQFRYEAAQCLEHLGDPRAALAEYRVLLPYFERYATTSPGTPLDIRRRTAHLLLSVGDRAAAREVLTRLLYDADRVHGPHHPFATEIRRTLSWLGQVQG; from the coding sequence ATGGGCCAGGTGTGGACCGCCTACGACCGGCGGCTGGACCGCCGGGTCGCGGTGAAGCTGCTGCGGCCCGACAAGATCGCCGACGGCGCGGACGCCGACGAGCTGCGGCAGCGCTTCGACCGGGAGTGCCGGGTCACCGCCCAGGTCGACCACCCCGGCCTGGTGACCGTCCACGACGCCGGGGCGGACGGCGACGAGCTGTATCTGGTGATGCAGTACGTGGAGGGGGCCGACCTCGGCGACCATCTCGCCGAGCACGAGCCGTATCCGTGGCCGTGGGCAGTCGCGGTGGCCGCCCAGCTGTGCGCGGTGCTGTCCGCGGTCCACGCGGTGCCGATAGTGCACCGCGACCTCAAGCCGCGCAATGTGATGGTCCGGCCCGACGGCACGCTCACCGTGCTCGACCTGGGAGTCGCGTCGGTGATGGACACCGACACGACCCGGCTGACGCACACCGGTTCGCCGATCGGCAGCCCGGCGTACATGGCGCCGGAACAGGCGATGGGCGGCGCGGTCGGGCCGCGCACCGACCTGTACGCGCTCGGCGTGCTGCTGCACGAACTGCTCAGCGGCAATGTCCCGTTCGCGGGCACCACGGCGCTCGGCGTGCTGCACCGGCATCTGTACGAGGCGCCCGTGCCGCTGCGCCAGTTGCGGCCCGAAGTGCCCGAGCCGCTGGAGTCCCTTGTGCTGCGGCTGCTCGCCAAGGACCCGCAGCACCGGCCGGCCGGTGCGCAGGACGTCTACCGCGAGCTGGCCGTGCTGCTGCCGCCCCCGGGCTCCGTGCACCGGGCGCCGGGCCCGCTGGACCCGACGCGACCCTTTGTGCGGCCCCAGGCGCCCTGGCCCGACCAGGTCGTGGCGACGGCCCCGGCCGTGCCCCCGCCACTGCCCCCGCGACCGGCGCACGCGCCGAAGGGCGCCGACCTGGCGACCGCCGTCGACGAGGTCAAGCGGCTGCTCGACGCGGGCCGGATCACCCAGGCCGTGGACCTGCTCGGCGGCATCATCCCGGCCGCCGCGGAGAAGCACGGCGAGCACTCGCCGGTCCTGCGCGCCCTGCGCAAGCAATATGCGGCGACACTGATGGAGGACGGCCAGTACCGCCGCGCGCTGCCCGAACTGCGGCGGCTGTCGGACCAGTTCGCCTCGCAGTACGGCGGCGCCGACCGCCAGGCGCTGCAGTTCCGCTACGAGGCGGCGCAGTGCCTGGAGCACCTCGGCGACCCCAGGGCGGCGCTGGCCGAATACCGCGTGCTGCTCCCGTACTTCGAGCGGTACGCCACCACCAGCCCCGGCACACCGCTGGACATCCGCCGCAGGACCGCCCATCTGCTGCTGTCCGTCGGCGACCGGGCCGCCGCCCGTGAGGTCCTCACCCGCCTCCTCTACGACGCCGACCGCGTCCACGGCCCGCACCACCCCTTCGCCACCGAGATCCGCAGAACGCTGTCCTGGCTCGGTCAGGTGCAGGGGTAG
- a CDS encoding DUF2079 domain-containing protein, which yields MDGDRDRVEAVLPAQESGPRDIAAPAQWATPAVPAAVVTGAAARRRVRVPARLDPWLLAAGFLALYSALSLSRYRRMETMSWDLGIFEQAVRGYARLRAPVADLKGPGFNVLGDHFSPITALIAPFYRVLPTPATLLVAQALLFALSVVPVTRAAAQVLGRSRGLAVGAAYGLSWGVQRAVDFDFHEIAFAVPLLAFSLAAVLRRRWRTALGWAAPLVLVKEDMGAAVAMIGAVVWLRAGRETVRGPKGGGYVRSWALSLAAFGAVASAWEVGGLIPAFHGAGYDALNHINGDGSLTGHVPPVTALRTVLWLLLPAGGLLALRSPLMLVVVPTLGWRFLSHYPENWGTDWHYNAVLMPVVFLAAVDCAALIGAAAPGSRWAPPWLRSHVRALPSVMLGAALALCTQLPLAGLSHRAAYEVDGPTRAAKRALARIPDGATVEANVGPLSRLVRRTTVYWVGQTGGLAPDYLAFENRSKWLEDPAGYALQLHPHARYTTVADAGGYVVLRRE from the coding sequence ATGGACGGCGACAGGGACAGGGTTGAGGCCGTACTGCCGGCCCAGGAGTCCGGACCGCGGGACATTGCCGCGCCGGCGCAGTGGGCGACGCCCGCGGTGCCCGCGGCAGTTGTGACGGGTGCGGCGGCGCGGCGGCGGGTGCGGGTGCCGGCCCGTCTCGATCCGTGGCTGCTCGCGGCGGGCTTCCTCGCCCTCTACTCGGCGCTGTCGCTTTCGCGTTACCGCCGCATGGAGACGATGTCGTGGGACCTGGGCATCTTCGAACAGGCCGTGCGCGGCTACGCCCGCCTGCGCGCTCCCGTCGCCGACCTCAAGGGGCCGGGCTTCAACGTGCTCGGCGACCACTTCAGCCCCATCACCGCCCTCATCGCGCCCTTCTACCGGGTCCTCCCGACCCCGGCGACCCTGCTGGTCGCCCAGGCGCTGCTGTTCGCGCTCTCGGTCGTGCCCGTGACGCGGGCGGCGGCGCAGGTGCTGGGCCGCAGCCGCGGACTGGCGGTGGGGGCCGCGTACGGGCTGTCGTGGGGTGTGCAGCGGGCGGTGGACTTCGACTTCCACGAGATCGCCTTCGCCGTGCCGCTGCTGGCCTTCTCGCTGGCAGCGGTCCTGCGGCGGCGCTGGCGGACGGCGCTCGGGTGGGCGGCGCCGCTGGTGCTGGTCAAGGAGGACATGGGGGCGGCGGTCGCGATGATCGGCGCGGTGGTGTGGCTGCGGGCAGGCCGCGAGACGGTACGCGGCCCGAAGGGCGGCGGGTACGTCCGCAGTTGGGCGCTGAGCCTGGCGGCCTTCGGGGCCGTCGCGTCGGCCTGGGAGGTCGGGGGGCTCATCCCGGCCTTCCACGGCGCCGGCTACGACGCGCTGAACCACATCAACGGCGACGGTTCGCTCACCGGCCACGTCCCGCCGGTCACCGCGCTGCGAACGGTGCTGTGGCTCCTGCTGCCGGCCGGCGGACTGCTCGCGCTGCGCTCGCCGCTGATGCTGGTCGTGGTGCCGACCCTCGGCTGGCGCTTCCTGTCGCACTACCCGGAGAACTGGGGCACCGACTGGCACTACAACGCCGTCCTGATGCCGGTGGTCTTCCTCGCCGCGGTGGACTGCGCCGCGCTGATCGGCGCCGCCGCTCCGGGAAGCCGCTGGGCGCCGCCGTGGCTGCGCTCCCACGTCCGCGCGCTGCCGTCCGTGATGCTCGGCGCCGCACTCGCCCTGTGCACCCAACTGCCGCTGGCCGGGCTGAGCCACCGGGCCGCGTACGAGGTCGACGGTCCCACCAGGGCCGCCAAGAGGGCACTCGCCCGCATCCCCGACGGGGCGACGGTGGAGGCGAACGTCGGGCCGCTCAGCCGGCTGGTGCGGCGCACCACCGTCTACTGGGTCGGCCAGACCGGCGGCCTGGCGCCGGACTACCTGGCCTTCGAGAACCGCTCCAAGTGGCTGGAGGACCCGGCAGGCTACGCCCTGCAACTGCACCCGCACGCCCGCTACACGACCGTGGCGGACGCGGGCGGCTACGTGGTGCTGCGCCGCGAATAA
- a CDS encoding HNH endonuclease family protein: protein MAQTAQKNAGTTVRTLVCTAALAVALGGALAGCKDPTVGAATSSAAPPGAGAKGAHGSALAAVDGLTVKGRAPKTGYTRDKFGAAWADTDHNHCDTRDDILKRDLRQTTFRDGAKKCIVTAGTLADPYTGTRITYTRGASKVDIDHAVALSDAWQKGAQQWTADKRRNFANDPLNLLAVDASTNRRKSDGDTATWLPPNTAFRCTYVARQVAVKKKYGVWVTSGERDAMRKVLGGCPKEPLPAG, encoded by the coding sequence ATGGCGCAGACAGCGCAGAAGAACGCCGGGACCACCGTCCGCACCCTGGTCTGCACGGCGGCCCTCGCCGTCGCCCTGGGCGGCGCTCTCGCGGGCTGCAAGGACCCGACGGTCGGCGCGGCCACGAGCAGCGCCGCGCCGCCCGGAGCCGGAGCCAAGGGCGCCCACGGCAGCGCCCTGGCGGCGGTCGACGGCCTCACGGTGAAGGGCCGGGCGCCGAAGACCGGCTACACCCGGGACAAATTCGGCGCGGCCTGGGCCGACACCGACCACAACCACTGCGACACCCGCGACGACATACTCAAGCGCGACCTGCGCCAGACGACGTTCCGCGACGGCGCCAAGAAGTGCATAGTGACCGCCGGCACCCTCGCCGACCCGTACACCGGCACGCGGATCACGTACACCCGCGGTGCGAGCAAGGTCGACATCGACCACGCCGTCGCACTTTCCGACGCCTGGCAGAAGGGCGCCCAGCAGTGGACGGCCGACAAGCGGCGGAATTTCGCCAACGACCCGCTCAACCTGCTGGCCGTCGACGCGTCCACCAACCGCCGCAAGAGCGACGGCGACACCGCCACCTGGCTGCCGCCGAACACCGCCTTCCGCTGCACCTATGTGGCGCGGCAGGTGGCGGTGAAGAAGAAGTACGGCGTATGGGTGACATCGGGCGAACGCGACGCCATGCGCAAGGTGCTGGGCGGCTGCCCCAAGGAGCCGCTGCCGGCCGGCTGA
- a CDS encoding SurA N-terminal domain-containing protein, whose protein sequence is MVRRRTAVSIAAAALLLASPALTACGSGPAQPGAAALIGDQKITVSTLQHKVNEVRAAQAASSQADQQSAAGGKLSTQTLSMLVQNTVIERAAADAKVTVSDGEVQQQHAAALQQFSGSEKALDAALLQQYDIVPAGADSFFRTNALVGKLIMSLGFQPGSDGGQTAIVDALSKTADELGVKINPRYGAWDAKKAIIGDATDPWVVTRTPGAAAPAA, encoded by the coding sequence ATGGTCCGCCGCCGCACCGCCGTCTCGATCGCCGCAGCCGCGCTGCTGCTGGCATCGCCCGCCCTCACCGCGTGCGGGTCGGGACCGGCGCAGCCAGGCGCCGCGGCCCTGATCGGCGACCAGAAGATCACCGTGTCCACGCTCCAGCACAAGGTCAACGAGGTGCGGGCGGCGCAGGCCGCGTCGTCCCAGGCCGACCAGCAGAGCGCGGCGGGCGGCAAGCTGTCGACCCAGACACTGAGCATGCTGGTGCAGAACACCGTCATCGAACGGGCCGCCGCCGACGCCAAGGTGACGGTCAGCGACGGCGAGGTGCAGCAGCAGCACGCCGCGGCGCTCCAGCAGTTCAGCGGGAGCGAGAAGGCGCTCGACGCGGCGCTGCTGCAGCAGTACGACATCGTGCCGGCCGGCGCCGACAGCTTCTTCCGCACCAATGCGCTGGTCGGCAAGCTGATCATGAGCCTGGGCTTCCAGCCGGGCAGCGACGGCGGGCAGACCGCGATCGTCGACGCCCTGTCCAAGACCGCGGACGAGCTCGGTGTGAAGATCAACCCGCGCTACGGCGCCTGGGACGCGAAGAAGGCGATCATCGGCGACGCCACCGACCCGTGGGTGGTCACCAGGACCCCGGGCGCGGCGGCGCCGGCGGCGTGA
- a CDS encoding nucleoside triphosphate pyrophosphohydrolase: MNDDDTTGGPGRLILLTTSHRVAPGQLSWPAWQTLRGADRVLSADPRHPQLPFLREAGVTVEVAAPTGRELAEATAGGRTVVYLPAGGGEGDRAVTDELARLGGSGRVAMPDLELLPGSYDLPGARLLDLVQVMDRIRAECPWSSVRTHEDLAKYGIEEMYELVEAIEDGDREAVREELGDVLLQVVFHAVIAEGHPDEPFGIDDVAAGLVAKLVHRHPHIFGDEVAETPEQVQANWVRLKGVEKARDSVTDGVPLASPALALAAKLAGRAREAGLPQPVTPPAPLYDDETALGDHLLAEAAAAQSAGIDPEAALRHAARRYRAAIREAETEPGAAARARTSAAGRDGAEG; this comes from the coding sequence GTGAACGACGACGACACCACGGGCGGCCCCGGCCGGCTGATCCTGCTCACCACCAGCCACCGCGTCGCGCCCGGCCAGCTGTCCTGGCCGGCGTGGCAGACGCTGCGCGGCGCCGACCGGGTGCTGAGCGCCGACCCCCGGCACCCGCAGCTGCCGTTCCTGCGGGAGGCGGGCGTGACCGTCGAAGTGGCCGCGCCCACCGGCCGGGAGCTGGCCGAGGCGACGGCGGGCGGCCGTACGGTGGTGTATCTGCCCGCGGGCGGCGGCGAGGGCGACCGGGCCGTCACCGACGAGCTGGCCAGGCTCGGCGGCTCGGGGCGGGTCGCGATGCCCGACCTGGAACTGCTGCCCGGGTCGTACGACCTGCCCGGCGCCCGGCTGCTCGACCTGGTCCAGGTGATGGACCGGATCAGGGCCGAGTGCCCCTGGAGCAGCGTGCGCACCCACGAGGACCTGGCGAAGTACGGCATCGAGGAGATGTACGAGCTGGTCGAGGCGATCGAGGACGGCGACCGGGAGGCGGTCCGCGAGGAGCTCGGGGACGTCCTGCTCCAGGTGGTCTTCCACGCGGTGATCGCCGAGGGCCACCCGGACGAGCCGTTCGGGATCGACGACGTGGCCGCCGGCCTGGTCGCCAAGCTGGTCCACCGGCACCCGCACATCTTCGGCGACGAGGTCGCCGAGACCCCCGAGCAGGTGCAGGCGAACTGGGTGCGGCTCAAGGGCGTCGAGAAGGCCCGCGACTCGGTCACCGACGGCGTCCCGCTCGCCTCCCCCGCACTGGCGCTGGCAGCCAAGCTCGCCGGACGGGCGAGGGAGGCGGGCCTGCCGCAGCCGGTCACCCCGCCGGCCCCGCTCTACGACGACGAGACCGCCCTCGGCGACCACCTGCTGGCCGAGGCCGCCGCGGCCCAGTCGGCGGGCATCGACCCGGAGGCGGCCCTGCGCCACGCGGCACGGCGCTATCGCGCGGCCATACGCGAGGCGGAGACCGAGCCCGGCGCCGCGGCGCGGGCGCGGACCTCGGCGGCCGGGCGGGACGGGGCCGAGGGGTAG
- a CDS encoding cytochrome P450 family protein encodes MTESAAMPELFTWEFATDPYPAYAWLREHSPVHRTTLPSGVEAWLVTRYADAREALADARLSKNPVHHAGSPGARGKTGIPGERSADLMTHLLNIDPPDHTRLRRLVSTAFTPRRVARFGPRVQQLTDRFVDGFAVRGEADLIHDFAFPLPIYAICDLLGVPAEDQDDFRDWAGMMIRHGGGPRGGVARSVKRMRAYLVELIHRKRAELTAGTGSGADGGPPDDLISGLIRASDHGEHLTENEAAAMAFILLFAGFETTVNLIGNGMHTLLTHPGPRAELQASLARGESALLESAVEELLRHDGPVELATWRYATTALTVGGQPVAAGDPVLVVLAAADRDPARFSAPDAVNLARADNPHLGYGHGIHYCLGAPLARLEARTALATLLTRLPDLRLAADPGDLRWRGGLIMRGLRTLPVAFTPEVPQGK; translated from the coding sequence ATGACCGAATCCGCCGCCATGCCCGAGCTTTTCACCTGGGAGTTCGCCACCGACCCCTACCCGGCCTACGCATGGCTGCGCGAGCACTCCCCGGTCCACCGCACCACGCTGCCCAGCGGCGTCGAGGCCTGGCTGGTCACCCGGTACGCGGACGCCCGGGAGGCGCTGGCGGACGCGCGGCTGAGCAAGAATCCGGTGCACCACGCGGGTTCGCCGGGCGCGCGCGGCAAGACCGGCATCCCGGGGGAGCGGAGCGCGGATCTGATGACGCATCTGCTCAACATCGATCCGCCCGACCACACCAGGCTGCGCCGCCTGGTGTCCACGGCCTTCACCCCGCGCCGGGTGGCCCGCTTCGGACCGCGGGTGCAGCAGCTGACGGACCGTTTCGTGGACGGCTTCGCGGTCCGCGGCGAGGCGGACCTGATCCACGACTTCGCCTTCCCGCTGCCCATCTACGCGATCTGCGACCTGCTGGGGGTGCCGGCCGAGGACCAGGACGACTTCAGGGACTGGGCCGGGATGATGATCCGGCACGGCGGCGGCCCGCGCGGCGGTGTGGCGCGCTCGGTCAAGCGGATGCGGGCGTATCTCGTGGAGCTGATCCACCGTAAGCGCGCCGAGCTGACCGCCGGCACGGGCAGCGGCGCGGACGGCGGCCCGCCCGACGACCTGATCTCCGGGCTGATCAGGGCGAGCGACCACGGCGAGCACCTGACGGAGAACGAGGCCGCGGCGATGGCCTTCATCCTGCTGTTCGCCGGCTTCGAGACGACGGTCAACCTGATCGGCAACGGCATGCACACGCTGCTGACGCACCCGGGCCCGCGCGCCGAGCTGCAGGCGTCCCTGGCCCGGGGCGAGAGCGCCCTGCTGGAGAGCGCGGTCGAGGAACTGCTGCGCCACGACGGCCCGGTGGAGCTGGCGACCTGGCGCTACGCGACCACCGCGCTGACCGTCGGCGGGCAGCCCGTCGCGGCGGGCGACCCGGTCCTCGTGGTGCTCGCCGCTGCCGACCGCGATCCCGCGCGTTTCTCCGCGCCCGACGCCGTAAACCTCGCGCGGGCCGACAATCCGCATCTCGGGTACGGGCACGGCATCCACTACTGCCTCGGCGCCCCGCTGGCCCGGCTGGAGGCGAGGACCGCGCTGGCGACGCTGCTCACCCGGCTGCCGGACCTGCGGCTGGCCGCCGATCCCGGTGACCTGCGCTGGCGCGGCGGTCTGATCATGCGTGGGCTGCGGACCCTGCCGGTGGCGTTCACACCCGAGGTGCCGCAGGGGAAGTGA
- a CDS encoding transglycosylase family protein — protein sequence MVTVAATGAGLALPLLGAGAGAAHATEAGTWDKVAMCETGGLWNADTHNGFYGGLAITQDTWSQYGGTVYASRPDMASRAQQIAVAEKILADLGPDAWPGCEQGTGLVTDTGTPGTGQTGTATPAPTTPADPGTPPDAGAPTATPTDPAAPSAPADPGAPTTAPPAAGTPTTAPPAAGTPTDPASGTVTPPAADPAAPTQSAPPAAPSDPADPGTPTDGGGRHGRPYSPSDEALAAADRATRTETTAVTANTADANETGNTGNTGASADTDPGAYKVGEGDSLSGIAADHDVTGGWSQLYDANHQVIGDNPNLIKPGQILNLG from the coding sequence ATGGTGACGGTCGCGGCGACCGGCGCGGGCCTCGCGCTGCCGCTGCTGGGAGCCGGCGCGGGCGCCGCGCACGCCACGGAGGCCGGCACCTGGGACAAGGTCGCGATGTGCGAGACCGGCGGCCTGTGGAACGCCGACACCCACAACGGCTTCTACGGCGGCCTCGCCATCACCCAGGACACCTGGAGCCAGTACGGCGGCACGGTCTACGCCTCGCGGCCCGACATGGCCTCCCGGGCGCAGCAGATAGCCGTGGCGGAGAAGATCCTGGCCGATCTCGGCCCCGACGCCTGGCCCGGCTGCGAGCAGGGCACCGGACTGGTCACGGACACCGGGACGCCCGGCACCGGCCAGACCGGCACCGCCACCCCGGCGCCCACCACCCCGGCCGACCCGGGCACGCCCCCGGACGCCGGCGCGCCCACGGCCACGCCCACCGACCCGGCGGCGCCGTCCGCCCCCGCGGACCCGGGCGCACCGACCACCGCGCCGCCCGCCGCCGGCACGCCGACCACCGCGCCGCCGGCCGCCGGTACGCCGACCGACCCCGCCTCGGGCACGGTGACGCCCCCTGCGGCCGACCCCGCCGCGCCCACGCAGAGCGCTCCTCCCGCCGCCCCGTCGGACCCCGCGGACCCCGGTACCCCCACGGACGGCGGCGGGCGCCACGGGCGCCCGTACAGCCCCTCCGACGAGGCGCTGGCCGCGGCCGACCGGGCGACCCGCACCGAAACCACCGCGGTCACCGCGAACACCGCGGATGCCAACGAGACCGGCAACACCGGCAATACGGGCGCGAGCGCCGATACGGACCCGGGTGCGTACAAGGTGGGCGAGGGTGACTCGCTGTCCGGGATCGCCGCCGATCATGACGTCACCGGTGGATGGAGTCAGCTGTACGACGCCAACCACCAAGTGATCGGCGACAATCCAAACCTCATCAAACCCGGACAGATCCTGAATCTCGGCTGA
- a CDS encoding transglycosylase family protein has product MGKHRRASKMVRFATFAGVAGTAIALPLIGATSSSAASVATWDAVAQCESGGNWSINTGNGYYGGLQFSQSSWEAAGGLQYASRADLATKDQQIAAAEKLLAIQGPGAWSCASAGGLTSGGPSPDINPGGSSSSSSSSTSAKTTTPAKKSTPAKKTTPAKSTAKAAKPAKPAKPAKPAKNTATDWQRHSGHKGDYTVVSGDSLSGIAASHHVAGGWHKLFDLNKDSVKDADLIFPGQHLHLG; this is encoded by the coding sequence ATGGGTAAGCACCGTCGCGCCTCAAAGATGGTCCGATTCGCCACGTTCGCCGGTGTTGCCGGTACCGCCATCGCCCTGCCGCTGATCGGCGCCACGTCCTCCTCGGCCGCTTCCGTGGCCACCTGGGACGCCGTCGCACAGTGCGAGTCCGGTGGCAACTGGTCGATCAACACCGGCAACGGCTACTACGGCGGCCTGCAGTTCTCGCAGTCCAGCTGGGAAGCGGCCGGCGGCCTGCAGTACGCCTCCCGCGCCGACCTGGCCACCAAGGACCAGCAGATCGCGGCCGCCGAGAAGCTGCTCGCCATCCAGGGCCCCGGCGCCTGGTCCTGCGCGTCGGCCGGCGGCCTGACGTCGGGCGGCCCGTCGCCCGACATCAACCCCGGCGGCTCGTCCTCCTCGTCGTCCAGCTCCACCTCGGCCAAGACCACCACCCCGGCCAAGAAGAGCACCCCGGCGAAGAAGACCACCCCGGCGAAGAGCACGGCCAAGGCCGCCAAGCCCGCCAAGCCCGCCAAGCCCGCCAAGCCCGCCAAGAACACCGCCACGGACTGGCAGCGGCACTCCGGCCACAAGGGTGACTACACCGTCGTGTCCGGCGACAGCCTGTCCGGCATCGCCGCGAGCCACCACGTGGCCGGCGGCTGGCACAAGCTCTTCGACCTCAACAAGGACAGCGTCAAGGACGCCGACCTGATCTTCCCGGGTCAGCACCTGCACCTCGGCTGA